In Palaemon carinicauda isolate YSFRI2023 chromosome 1, ASM3689809v2, whole genome shotgun sequence, the genomic stretch ATagtataaaagaggaaaaggagctGGCTCTTATTGAAAGTGGGTTGATGTATTATCCGGACAGAAAAGAATGGTGTGCTAAATTTCCATGGACTAAGGATCCCAAACTGTTGCAAAATAATGTATCTGTAGCTGTAGCTACACTGAAAGGCAcagagaaaagattgatgaaactGGGTTCAGACTATGCTCAAGCTTATAATGACCAGATACTTGACATGACAAAGCGCAATGTAATTCGGAAATTATCCGATGAAGAGGTTAAAAACTATGTTGGTCCTGTCACATACATTCAGCATCATGAAGTGTTAAAACCAGGATCTGTATTAACCCCATTGAGAATTGTTTTTGATTTATCAGCAAAGTATATGGGCCAGTCTCTAAATAGTTTTTGGGCAAAGGGCCCTAATATTTTAAACTCAATGTTTGGTGTATTACTAAGATTTCGTTAAAAGGCTATAGGCGTAGCCGGTGAcataagcaaaatgtataattGCATTAAGCTTCCAGAATTAGAACAACATGTACATAGATTTGTTTGGAAAAATTTGCAAAGTAATCGCAAACCTGATCACTATGTAATGACATGCATGGGTTTCGGGGATAGGCCCTCAGGAATTATTGCAATGTTAGCTCTCAGACATACTGCAGAATTGTCGGTAAAAGACTTCCCAGAAGCATCACGTGTGATATTGACTAATTCCTATGTAGATGATATAATCTATTCTGTTGAGAGTAAAGCTGAGGCATTTCGCCTAATCAGAGATATTGAAAATGTACTCTCTAAAGGCAGTTTTAAAATTAAACGATGGACCATTACTGGAGATAATGAGCATTCTGACTTTGAAGTGTCCCAGAATAGTAATGAAAGAATACTTGGCCTTAACTGGCAATGCAATaaggatgtgttttattttaaaactaagttAAATTTCTCTCCAAAATATAAGGATGTAAGAGTAGAACCAGACTTAAACAAGTTGAATTTCTTTGATAATATACCTTCAGTTTTTACAAAAAGGGTTGTCGTCAGTCAGATGTGTTCTGTTTACGACCCACTGGGGTTTTTGCTTCCATTCACACTAAAAGCAAAGATTTTGCTACGAGACACTGTGAAATGTGACTTTAAATTGGGATGGGACGATCCCTTGCCTTCCTATTTAAAAGATCAGTGGGTGTCATACTTTTGTGAATTATTTGGCACTGAAACTCTGCATTTTGAAAGGAATGTTAAGCCAACCTCAGCCAAAGGATTGCCTTTACTTGTTATCTTCTGTGATAGTTCAACAAATGCTTATGGTGCTGTTGCATATGCTAGGTGGGAGTTAGAGTCTGGTGCATTTGAGAGCAGGCTCATTGTGGCAAAGAGTAGGATAGCCCCTAGTAGACAGTTATCTATTCCAAGGCTTGAATTGTGTGGAGCTGTTATAGCGTGCAGGATGCATAAAGCCATTgaagatgaaatgacatataaatttaGTTCGGTAATGCACATAACAGATTCCTCCATTGTTAGAGCACAAATCCAAAAGGAATCTTATGGCTTCAGAATTTTCGTAACCACTAGAATAGCAGAAGTTCAATAAAAAAGTGACCCAAATGAATGGTGGTGTATTGCTTCTGGATTAAATCCTGCTGATCTATTGACCAGACCCCAGGACCTTTTAAATGTTGCAGTTGTCTATTCATGGAAATATGGTCCAGAGTTCATGGCCCTTCCTTTAGAAGTGTGGCCTATCAGTCAATCGGTGAATTGTGAGTTACCTGATAGAATTCGTGTTAATCTTGCACAATACTCTGTTCATGAAGAAACCATAATTGATGCGTCCAAATTCAACTATAATATGTTAATTGCAGTCACTGCTAAGATATTTAACATTGTTAAGGTGAAATCTTTTAAGGGTGTTCTAAAGAAACTTGAACCTGGATCACTCCAGGAAGCTGAGAGGTTTtggattatgcaagcacaaaaaagtCTTCCTGAGAACTGTGAAAAATGCTTTCAAAGATTAGGACCATTTCAAGCTGAAGATGGTACAATTATGGTAGGACAAAGAATGGAAAGATGGTTGAAACATAATTGGAACCAAGATAGCTTCATTCTATTACCTGGTAAGCATCCATTTACAGTCTTGTACATTAGTTATTTACACAGGGTGGATCATGCTGGAGTTGATGTTACACTATGTAAGCTTCAGTCTAAATTTTGGGTTCCTTCAGCACGTAAAATTATAAGATCGATAAAGAGAGGTTGTACTCTTTGCAAGAAACAAGATGCCAAAGTTGAAGGTCAAAGAATGGGTCAGATTTCTGATGAAAGAATGAGTCCTTGTCCAGCATTCTATCACACTGCTGTggatatttttggacattttcaaatcaaagataatgtaaagaaaagaacAACTGGGAAAGCCTATGGTGTTATATTCAATTGTATTGTTACACGTACCGTGTATATTGATGTTGTAGATGGATATGATACTTATAGTTTTTTAAAGTGTTTCAGAAGATTTACAGCGGTTCATGGCTATCCTGATACTATACACTCTGACTTAGGCTCACAATTGGTATCAGCAAGTAAAGAACTTAAGAGTGATATTAACAACTGGAACATACATGATATCACTGAATTTGGAGCAAAGGAaggcttgaaatggaaatttaatcggTCTGCAGATGCAGCATGGCAGAATGGGGTAAGTGAGGCCTTAATTAATTCTGTAAAAAGGTCTCTGTCAATGCTCATAGGAACTACTATTTTGACATTTAGTGATTTGCAGACAACATTTTTTGAAATAGCAAACTTAATGAATGAAAGGCCTATTGGATTAAAACCTGGTATGGATGTAGAATTAGGAACATATTTGTGTCCGAACGATTTACTTTTGGGTAGAGCAAGTAATAAAGTACCATCTGGTTCATGGTCTACATCAGGTGACACCAAGAAAAggttgaactttatacaaaatgttgtcgACACTTTTTGGCGTAAGTGGCAGAGAGATTATTTCCCTACACTCATTGTAAGGCAAAAATGGCACACAGATAAAAGAAATGTACAACCTGGTGATGTTGTTCtgcgaggaaaatggaaaatggggCCGGTTGTAGATAAAGAAACAGGAAGAGACAATAAGGTGAGAGATGTAAGcattagatacaaaatacaaagaccAGGAAAATATAAGGGACAAAGTGACACAGTTATTAAGAGATCGGTTCACAAGTTGATGGTATTGCTACCCATTGAGGAACAATAAAGGAGGTGGGAGTGTATTATTAGTTAAAcgctaataattatttttaagtattttagtaatgttcaagttttgtgaagtttgcgcatgctcactgacgacagtgtaaaattgtgacggtgggcaATAGTTctgtcgactgtcgacgtggccagtgactggcaggtggaggttgtgctggcaggtggaggttgtgcacgtaaccaactgttcgtgtgtagttgctgaggagtgcagctgtgcactcatgcaagcaaatggtgttgatatgtagcttgtgttctttaaggtatgctattgtttgtgtaatgagatttgtaaattatggatatgtttcggttgaatagtcttatcggcattttgacattgttcctctacAATAGTGATGTTGTATTCTAGGATGTGTTAATataagagctgatagaagaaattagatgatatttaatgcacgagaaatctgctgggtatcagagaggaggcattgttgtaagtgactttttgcagttaattgttacttatcttttaacttggtggtaacggtgattgtgtgatgacattattgttatgataactattagtgagaaattatatatgtttgttcatatggtgataaggattaatgtttctgaTAAGGTGAtccgtaaaaaaaggaaaaaaaaatggtatgTTATATTGACTTCtataatgttacaggtcgaaattatacgttttacgacaagctgagtttttatctggtacctgagcatacactagcttgggtggagaggaggcttgggtgctgatcatatttatacatagtcagtctctaaggcattgtcttgcttgctaggtaatgtcactgtcccttgcctttatccttcatgaacaacctttaaaccttcaaaccgagGTGATGAAAGAACAACAGAGTATGGTCTACTCATGTTGTACACTAGTAATTGAAAATGATcaattaattaaaattaatcaaTATGGAGGTGACGATTATTGGCGTACAGATACCCTTTGAACTAGTAGAtgatataatttttcctgaaatggAAATCCATCACAATAAAACTAatgcatatttctatatttatacatGAACAAAGGCATACGAAGCAAATACTTACATGCTTATATTCATATGAAATTTATTGACATATTTTTACTGTATTATAACTCAAAAGAGAGATCTGTATGAACTAAAATTTAAGATTATGAaatgatattaaagataaagagGGTAACGATTTTGTTTAACACTCCCACCACCTCTACCCCTCTTAAGAGAGACTTAGGAGTGATATAAACGGAATGGAGTTGGGGATTGGATCGGGAGTGGGGATTTGAGGATGAAGGGGATTTGGGGAGAGGGGGATTGGGGATCAGGAGAGggagaaaatgagagagaaaacGGATCATCGACATCCGGTGCAAGCCGCATGCTGTtgtggcaaaaaaagaaaaaaaaaatctctcacgcGTCTTTGGAAGACAATATGATATCTCATGAGAAAAGTCAAATTTCATCctattttctttctcctttttatcttattctattttttttttttttttcatctgattcCGACTCCAACATTTGCGGGTGTGAAGTGTCAGCTGACGGAAGTCGAATCACCGCATGGGTATCATATCGAACGGGTGAAAGTTTGGAACCGTGATTCCGACAAGAGACGAAATCGAAGGAGAAAGcttttaggaaagggggaggaaggCAGGTCCAGCAGATGCAGGAAGGAAGGGGGTAGGAGGGGTTGTGGGGACTGGATGCCAGGGAAGATCGGATTGCTTAATTCACGACTTGCACAGAGACGCTCAATCCTAAAAGCTGACAAAGTAAAGGACTTCCTATTCTATGGCAGATGTTAGCCATgtgttggaaagaaaaaaaatccacttattattattattattattattattattattattattattattattattattattattattattattattaccaaagctacaaccctagatgtaaaagcaggttgctataagccaaaggatcAAACTCCcgaaatagccaagtgaagaaaggaaataattaaatgaattaactacatgagaagtaatgaacaattaagataaaatatcttaagattaacaacattaaaacagatcttttatatataaaatataaaaagaaacatgtcATCGTGTTCAATAAAAAactatttgctgcaattttgaacttctgaagttcttccgattcaactacccgattaggaagatcattccaaaacttggtcacggctggaatctCTACTAACAGaatcattaatgaattttttcGGCATATATCATTACGATCTTATATAGATTTATGATGTTTATGGAAAAGAGTCATGAGGCAAAGAGATAAAAGCAAAatctcgtgtgtgtatgtatgtacatggacAGGTGTGTTTATCTGCCAGCCTTCAAAAGAATGTTTGTAAAAGCCTTGAAACAAAAGCTTTCTCCTTCGATTTCGTCTCTTGTCGGAATCACGGTTCTAAACTTTTACCCGTCAGGTATGATGCCCATGCGGTGATTTGACTTCCGTCAGCTGACATTTCACACCCGCAAAAGTTGGAGTCGGAAACAGATGAAAAGAGGAAAAAGGGGGAAAGAAAATAGGATTAAAATTTGCCTTTTCTCAACAGATCTCATATTGCCTTCCTAGGACGcgcgagactttttttttttttttttttccgtgacaGCACGTGGTTTGGACCGGATGTCGATGATCCggtctctctctcatttactgccTTCCCCTTTCCTCATCCCCAAATCCCCAATTCCCACCCACTTTCCGACCCCAAATCTCTTTATATCATTTCTCAGTCTCTCCTTCGAGGAGTAGatgtgggagggggggaggtctaAACAAAATCGTTGACATCAATTTCTTAAAAATCATTTCATAATCTTAAATTTCATTTCATACAGATCTCTCTTTTGAGTTATAATACAGTATAAGAATATTGATAAATTCCATAGGAATATAAGCATGCAagaatttgtttatttttgtctTCGTTCAAGTGTAAGTATACAAATATGCATTAATTCTATTATGAGGCATTTTTATTTAAGGTAAAATTCCATAATCTGCTGGTTCCGAGGCTATCCGTAGCCCAGGAATCATCACCTCcgcattaattaattttaattaattattcaaaatttttaGTGTACATCATATGTAGACTATACTCTGTTGTTCTTTCATCAcctcggtttaaaggtttaaaggttgctcatgaaagataaaggcaagggacagtgatattgcctagcaagcaagacaatgccctagagactgcccatgtataaatatgatccttacccaagcctcctctctacccaagttacgaccagggagtgccaggcaaaggctgctgaagaCCTATAGGGTGCCCCAAAGcccctatccttatctcacaaagatggtggGATTGCAAAGACCAAAGGAACTAGGGAacttcgagcgggactcgaacaccagtttggtgatcaccagtcatggacgttaccacataggccaccacaataacATCAAAGATATAAGATAAGTTTAAATATGGTTACTGGAGCATTCTTATTATAGAGATGAGAAGGTAAACAGGGAAAAAGGCTAATGCTACGAATAAAGGGAGGTTAGCGAAATCATATAGGCCTATAGAGATAAAAGAGCTTTCAAAAATGGTTGTCTTGGAGATAAGAAGAAGGAGGACTATAATACTGgagaaataaatgataagaaatcaACTATAGAAACATGATAGTTAATTGCGAAGATTTATGTTAAAATGTTATGAAGTTTAGGATGACATCATTAATCATTAAATCCATCATAAATCTTAGACGCTGGGGACATCTACAATCTCTGTTGTAGGCCTAACGCTttcttggaaaagagagagagagagagagagagagagagagagagagagagagagagagagagacgaggtggCTTTCTTTTCTCTAACTTAAAAGTTTGAAGAGGATTGTGGTTATCTCATCCGAAAGAAAAAAATCTTGGGGAAAGTCACAGGAAAATTTTCTAAGAAATTTTAAGAGACTTTTTAATGTCAGTCCTGAAATTAGAATTATGACAGATTTAAAATGGTTAAATTCTCATAATTTTTTGTCGAATTCATTTAGAGCAGATAACgacataatgaataaaaataatttcttttcaagtCCTGCTGGAAGATATAGAATTTTCACCGgaaaggatatgaaaaaaaaaaaagaaatgtagtggtaacgtattcgccttgcatttgcatggcaacagatcgatccctgtctgagaccgtgagtttaagcagaTTACTGGGGAtaccactgctgtggttaggcaccacattGGGTGGTTGGGATTGCTCGGCTGATGTTCTGTTAAGCATGTATTctcataaaactggaactgaaaccaaatacCTTTACCATTGCAAATATATTCGTGATATTTCGCTAGAATTTCCAACATTGAGGAATAAGCAAATGCTTTCAATGACACATCTTGCACAGAGACGCTCAATCCTAAATACTGACTGAGTAAAGGACTTCCTATTCTATGGCAGATGTTAGCCATgtgttggaaagaaaaaaaatccacttattattattattattattattattattattattattattattattattaaaatccacttattattattattattattattattattattattattattattattattattattattattaccaaagctacaaccctacatgtaaaagcaggatgctataagcccaaaggatcaaACTcccaaaatagccaagtgaagaaaggaaataaataaataaataaactacatgagaagtaataaaaaattaaggtaaaatatctcaagattaacaacattaaaacagatcttttatatatataaatataaaaagaaacatgtcatcgtgttcaatatgaaaatatttgctgcaattttgagcttctgaagttctaccgattcaactacccgattaggaagatcattccaaaacttggtcacagctggaatctgTACTAACAGGATCATTGAGGATTTATTTCAGCATATTTCATTTCGAGCTTATATAGATTTATGATGTTTATGGAAAAGAGTCTTAGGGCAAGGATATAAAAGCCAaatcttgtgtgtgtatgtatgtacagggaTAGGTGTGTTTATCTGCCACCTTTCGAAAGAATGTTTGTAAAAGCccttaaaaaatggaaaaattgaaATATCAGGGGTTGTTGAACTCTGCCATGAAAGGGCATGTTCAAAATGAGGGAAAAATATTAAATTCAGCTGAACGTTTTAccattttgttctatttttttagtttaaaaagaagttatatatatatatatatatatatatgtatatatatacaatatatatatatatatatatgtatatatatgtatatatacatatatatatatatatatatatataggtatatatatatatatatatatgtatatgtatatatatacatacatatatatatatatatatatatgtatatatatatacatatatatatataaatatatatatatatatatatatttaatatatatatatatatatatatatattcttttaccacAGCGCATTTTGTTTAGGAAATGGTCGAGGCATTTTGAGTGCTTCCAGCACGTTCAAAAGatgctcagaatttttttttttttttttttttttctaagatgatTTC encodes the following:
- the LOC137640462 gene encoding uncharacterized protein yields the protein MYNCIKLPELEQHVHRFVWKNLQSNRKPDHYVMTCMGFGDRPSGIIAMLALRHTAELSVKDFPEASRVILTNSYVDDIIYSVESKAEAFRLIRDIENVLSKGSFKIKRWTITGDNEHSDFEVSQNSNERILGLNWQCNKDVFYFKTKLNFSPKYKDVRVEPDLNKLNFFDNIPSVFTKRVVVSQMCSVYDPLGFLLPFTLKAKILLRDTVKCDFKLGWDDPLPSYLKDQWVSYFCELFGTETLHFERNVKPTSAKGLPLLVIFCDSSTNAYGAVAYARWELESGAFESRLIVAKSRIAPSRQLSIPRLELCGAVIACRMHKAIEDEMTYKFSSVMHITDSSIVRAQIQKESYGFRIFVTTRIAEVQ
- the LOC137640472 gene encoding uncharacterized protein; this translates as MALPLEVWPISQSVNCELPDRIRVNLAQYSVHEETIIDASKFNYNMLIAVTAKIFNIVKVKSFKGVLKKLEPGSLQEAERFWIMQAQKSLPENCEKCFQRLGPFQAEDGTIMVGQRMERWLKHNWNQDSFILLPGKHPFTVLYISYLHRVDHAGVDVTLCKLQSKFWVPSARKIIRSIKRGCTLCKKQDAKVEGQRMGQISDERMSPCPAFYHTAVDIFGHFQIKDNVKKRTTGKAYGVIFNCIVTRTVYIDVVDGYDTYSFLKCFRRFTAVHGYPDTIHSDLGSQLVSASKELKSDINNWNIHDITEFGAKEGLKWKFNRSADAAWQNGVSEALINSVKRSLSMLIGTTILTFSDLQTTFFEIANLMNERPIGLKPGMDVELGTYLCPNDLLLGRASNKVPSGSWSTSGDTKKRLNFIQNVVDTFWRKWQRDYFPTLIVRQKWHTDKRNVQPGDVVLRGKWKMGPVVDKETGRDNKVRDVSIRYKIQRPGKYKGQSDTVIKRSVHKLMCQLTEVESPHGYHIERVKVWNRDSDKRRNRRRKLLGKGEEGRSSRCRKEGGRRGCGDWMPGKIGLLNSRLAQRRSILKADKMVGLQRPKELGNFERDSNTSLVITSHGRYHIGHHNNIKDIR